Proteins encoded by one window of Xiphias gladius isolate SHS-SW01 ecotype Sanya breed wild chromosome 15, ASM1685928v1, whole genome shotgun sequence:
- the lpar2b gene encoding lysophosphatidic acid receptor 2b isoform X2 has translation MDTVTEDKEGCYFNRTVKFFYEESGKNISDHWRRRDYVIVTLGMTVCFIVIFSNLLVIGAILKNRRFHFPIYYLLGNLALADLFSGISYLHLMFHTGPWTIKLSKHQWFVRQGLIDTSLTASVLNLLAVAVERHQTIFNMQLHSKMSTRRVFIIMLFIWLVAIIMGLVPTMGWHCLCDLPNCSTMAPLYSRSYLVFWALLNLLTFSVMLAVYTRIFVYVRHKSKQMSQHTSQMRYRETVFNLMKTVSMILGCFVICWTPGLVVLLLDGLGCEKCKVLRYEKYCLVLAECNSFVNPIIYSFRDKDMRRTFKEILCYPWRRDSKDQGNSGAHFNTLEHEHDQTGQV, from the exons ATGGATACCGTGACCGAGGACAAAGAGGGGTGCTACTTCAACCGCACCGTCAAATTTTTCTACGAGGAGAGTGGCAAGAACATCAGCGACCATTGGCGCAGACGTGACTATGTGATCGTCACGCTGGGCATGACGGTCTGCTTCATTGTCATCTTTTCCAACCTTTTGGTCATAGGGGCCATTTTAAAAAACCGGCGCTTTCACTTTCCCATCTACTACCTGTTGGGTAATCTGGCCTTGGCGGACCTCTTCTCAG GTATCTCCTACCTCCACTTGATGTTTCATACTGGTCCTTGGACCATTAAGCTGTCTAAGCACCAGTGGTTTGTGCGGCAGGGGCTGATCGACACCAGTCTGACAGCCTCAGTCCTCAACCTCTTGGCCGTGGCCGTGGAACGTCACCAAACCATCTTCAACATGCAGCTGCACAGTAAGATGAGCACCCGGCGGGTCTTCATCATCATGCTGTTCATCTGGCTGGTGGCGATAATCATGGGCCTGGTTCCCACCATGGGCTGGCACTGCCTTTGCGACCTGCCGAACTGCTCCACCATGGCGCCGCTGTACAGCCGCAGCTACTTGGTGTTCTGGGCCCTTCTCAACCTGCTGACCTTCTCCGTCATGCTGGCCGTCTACACCCGGATCTTTGTCTACGTGAGGCACAAGAGCAAGCAGATGTCGCAGCACACCTCCCAGATGAGATACAGAGAGACGGTGTTCAACCTGATGAAGACCGTCTCCATGATCCTAg GCTGTTTTGTTATCTGCTGGACTCCCGGCCTGGTTGTGCTGCTGCTCGACGGTCTGGGCTGTGAAAAGTGCAAGGTGCTACGCTACGAGAAGTACTGCCTGGTGCTGGCCGAGTGCAACTCCTTCGTCAACCCCATCATCTACTCCTTCAGGGACAAAGACATGAGGAGGACCTTCAAGGAGATCCTGTGCTACCCGTGGCGGCGTGACAGCAAGGACCAAGGCAACTCGGGAGCTCACTTTAACACCCTGGAGCACGAG
- the lpar2b gene encoding lysophosphatidic acid receptor 2b isoform X1, whose translation MDTVTEDKEGCYFNRTVKFFYEESGKNISDHWRRRDYVIVTLGMTVCFIVIFSNLLVIGAILKNRRFHFPIYYLLGNLALADLFSGISYLHLMFHTGPWTIKLSKHQWFVRQGLIDTSLTASVLNLLAVAVERHQTIFNMQLHSKMSTRRVFIIMLFIWLVAIIMGLVPTMGWHCLCDLPNCSTMAPLYSRSYLVFWALLNLLTFSVMLAVYTRIFVYVRHKSKQMSQHTSQMRYRETVFNLMKTVSMILGCFVICWTPGLVVLLLDGLGCEKCKVLRYEKYCLVLAECNSFVNPIIYSFRDKDMRRTFKEILCYPWRRDSKDQGNSGAHFNTLEHESYKPRTAAPRSNGMLLTREGSEDTPASSEKSN comes from the exons ATGGATACCGTGACCGAGGACAAAGAGGGGTGCTACTTCAACCGCACCGTCAAATTTTTCTACGAGGAGAGTGGCAAGAACATCAGCGACCATTGGCGCAGACGTGACTATGTGATCGTCACGCTGGGCATGACGGTCTGCTTCATTGTCATCTTTTCCAACCTTTTGGTCATAGGGGCCATTTTAAAAAACCGGCGCTTTCACTTTCCCATCTACTACCTGTTGGGTAATCTGGCCTTGGCGGACCTCTTCTCAG GTATCTCCTACCTCCACTTGATGTTTCATACTGGTCCTTGGACCATTAAGCTGTCTAAGCACCAGTGGTTTGTGCGGCAGGGGCTGATCGACACCAGTCTGACAGCCTCAGTCCTCAACCTCTTGGCCGTGGCCGTGGAACGTCACCAAACCATCTTCAACATGCAGCTGCACAGTAAGATGAGCACCCGGCGGGTCTTCATCATCATGCTGTTCATCTGGCTGGTGGCGATAATCATGGGCCTGGTTCCCACCATGGGCTGGCACTGCCTTTGCGACCTGCCGAACTGCTCCACCATGGCGCCGCTGTACAGCCGCAGCTACTTGGTGTTCTGGGCCCTTCTCAACCTGCTGACCTTCTCCGTCATGCTGGCCGTCTACACCCGGATCTTTGTCTACGTGAGGCACAAGAGCAAGCAGATGTCGCAGCACACCTCCCAGATGAGATACAGAGAGACGGTGTTCAACCTGATGAAGACCGTCTCCATGATCCTAg GCTGTTTTGTTATCTGCTGGACTCCCGGCCTGGTTGTGCTGCTGCTCGACGGTCTGGGCTGTGAAAAGTGCAAGGTGCTACGCTACGAGAAGTACTGCCTGGTGCTGGCCGAGTGCAACTCCTTCGTCAACCCCATCATCTACTCCTTCAGGGACAAAGACATGAGGAGGACCTTCAAGGAGATCCTGTGCTACCCGTGGCGGCGTGACAGCAAGGACCAAGGCAACTCGGGAGCTCACTTTAACACCCTGGAGCACGAG